From Prevotella melaninogenica, the proteins below share one genomic window:
- a CDS encoding Abi family protein, with translation MYPLLKMPKTAHLYKKGSSFKKVMMLYRFDKKLRLLMFNEIEKIEIAIRRAVMQITADMTGNPFWLTDFSYFLDGFKFNETMRAISKEYSKSKEEFILHFKRTYSEPYPPSWILGELLTVGNVNAIYRNIKQNRIRKRIAKRFGLPINVFESWLTVIAVTRNACGHHSRVWNKQNAIQPAIPISPAGEWIALPTDSMRAYFDLCIIKYFLNVISPNNDMQSKLTWLFIRFPEIDLKALGFPQGWETEPLWR, from the coding sequence ATGTATCCTTTGTTGAAAATGCCCAAAACAGCACATTTGTACAAGAAAGGTTCATCCTTCAAGAAGGTGATGATGCTTTATCGCTTTGACAAGAAACTAAGACTGCTCATGTTTAATGAGATAGAAAAGATTGAAATTGCTATCAGACGTGCGGTGATGCAAATAACAGCAGATATGACAGGCAATCCTTTTTGGCTGACAGACTTTTCTTATTTCTTAGATGGTTTCAAGTTTAATGAAACAATGCGAGCTATATCCAAGGAATATAGTAAATCTAAGGAAGAGTTCATTCTTCATTTCAAACGAACCTACTCAGAACCTTATCCACCATCGTGGATTTTAGGAGAACTGCTTACTGTTGGAAACGTCAATGCCATTTATCGTAACATCAAACAAAATCGCATACGCAAACGCATAGCAAAACGTTTTGGTTTACCTATAAATGTGTTTGAGTCATGGCTCACGGTTATTGCTGTTACTCGAAATGCCTGTGGTCATCATTCAAGAGTATGGAACAAGCAAAATGCCATTCAGCCAGCAATTCCCATTAGTCCCGCAGGAGAATGGATAGCGCTTCCAACAGATTCTATGCGTGCTTACTTTGACCTCTGCATCATCAAATACTTTCTTAATGTTATATCCCCAAATAATGATATGCAATCCAAACTAACATGGTTATTCATTCGGTTTCCCGAAATTGACTTAAAAGCTCTCGGCTTTCCGCAGGGATGGGAAACGGAACCATTATGGAGGTAA